ACCACTTTCTAACATCACTTCTTCAGTGATTAATCAAAGGAGTCAAAACTTGAATACACATCCAGCAAAGCTTCTAAGGTCATCAGCAACGGGTAGAAACGTCAGTGTTGATAAGTTTCAGAATCAAAGGCAACGCAATGCATATAAACTGAAGTCAAATACAACAACACCCAAAGTTGGTTCATGCAGCTCGAATTCAACATGTACTATGGATACCATGTCCCCTAACCTGGTAGCTGCGACATCATATCAACGAACAAAGACAATTATTCAACCAAATACGCCACGACTGAGCAGACAACATGCTTTCAATTCTCCTGTCAGCCTCGATACAAACACACCTTCAAGTGGTACAACATCTTCCTTTGCTAATCAAGTCTTCAAAAACGTTAATACACAGCAAAGTGGATCAGTCGTTTCATCCAGAATACAATTGAATGTCGGTGCTATTCAATCTATGGCCGCCAATCTATTCAAAAAATTCTCAAATATTGATCATTATGGTGAGTCTTCATCCACAAGCAATATTCACCGCAACACAAGTGTTAATAACGAAGCAGATGAAACCGTTGAAGATGGAACAACGGATGATTCAATATCTGATAGTGATTGTGAGTTCATAAATGCAAATCCTAACTATGACACAACATCAactcttgatgatgaagaaaccATAGAACCAAACTATACGCCGCAAAATGTGAAAGATTCTGGTACATATGTATAGATATATGTGACACTTTATTTTATACTACAAACTAACTAATATGATTTGATTCCTGTAAACCATGCCATATTCAATGCTGCAGTCATGAAACATCTATAGTTGTGACTATTTTATTCTAAATTATGACTTGCTTCGTGTTTGTTTGAATAAAACAGGCTACTCTGATATCGGTGGTCCAATTGTTGAATGCATACATTGTGGAGCACTGATGTGGTATCAAGAGAAGACAGACAAACGAAAACATAGTGTTGTACCCAAATTCCAATTATGTTGTGGAAATGGTAAAGTTGTGTTGCCGCTTTTGAATGAACCGCCACTGTTACTAAAGCATCTATTGTCTGATGATAATGATTCAGAATGTATAAACTATCAGCAGTATTGCAGATTGTACAACATTATGTTTGCCTTTACGTCACCCGGAATGAAGTTTGACAATAGATACCAATCGGCAGGAGGACCGCCTAACATAAGGATACATGGACAGACTTGCCATAGAATTGGGAGCATGCTCCCTTTAGATGGAGAAACACCAAAATTTGCATAGCTTTATATTTATGACACTGATAATGAAATCCATCATAGAATGAAAGGAATAGGGTAATGTCTGAATTCTTCCTTTGTTTTATGACATTACTCTGTTTTACCTTCTTCTATAGAAGTTCATAATGCATGTACACTAACTGTTTTATAAAATGTGTTACAGTCATAATCCTAATGTGAATCCAGAAACGGTTGGAAAATTGAAACTTATGCTTGATGAGTTCAACACATGCTAAAACATTTAGGATGGCAGCAGATCGACTAAAAGATTCTCATGTACCCgatctaaaactgaaattaatcgCCGATCGATCCAAGGACGGAAGAGTTTATAATCAACCAACAGTTTCTGAAGTTGCCGCACTTATCGTTGGTGATGTTGATACAGGTTCTAAGAGACATATTATACTTGAGAGACCGGGTGGGAGGCTGAAAAGGATAAGTGAGTTTCATCCAAGTTATCTTGCTTTACAATATCCACTTTTTGTTTCCATATGGCGAATATGGTTTTAGAATTGGTATTCTACACAGGGAAACAAaagcaaagaaaaagaagaataaactTACTATCAGAGAATGGCTTACGTTTCGGATTCAAACCAGACCAACCGAAGCACACACACTTTTGATGTCCAGAAGGCTTTTTCAGCAATTTTTGGTTGATGGTTTCACCATGATGGAGTCTCAAAGGTTGAATTACATACGCAAGCACCAGAAAAAACTAAGAGTTTCAAAGTACAATAATTTGAACGGTCCAGAACAGGATCAGAACACTCATGGAGCAAACAAGGGTAAGAGGGTTGTTTTACCATTAACTTATGTTGGAAGTCGAAGATACATGGAGCAATTGTATTTTGATGGAATGGATATTTGTAGTCATATTGGTTTTCCTGACCTTTTTATCACATTTACATGCAATCCAATGTGGCCCGAAGTCAAAAGACTGCTTCACCCAATGAGGTTCCAGCCCCATGATTGTCCCGACATTATATCAAGAGTTTTTAAAATTAAGTTGGATGAGTTGTTGTTTGATTTGACTAAGAAGCATGTCTTAGGGAGAGTGGTTGCATGTAAGTCATATTATTAATTTCATGCCGTCAAACTATGTTTTATGTTTATCACTTCTATTTAAAATCTCATATAATCATAAACTCTCATTGCTATAATTTTATGCAGATATATACACTATTGAGTTTCAAAAAAGAGGTTTACCACATGCTCATATTTTGCTATTCATGCATCCGCAAAGCAAGTATCCCACTCCCGAGGTCATAAACAACATCATTTCAGCAGAGATACCATCAAAAGAAGATGATGTGGAATTGTATAATCTGGTGAAGAGACATATGATTCACGGTCCGTGTGGTTTGGCAAACATGCTGTCACCTTGCATGAAAGACGCAAAATGCTCTAAATTCTTTCCAAAAAAATGGCAGCCTCAGACCGTAGTTGATCAGGATGGATATCCTGTATACCGAAGGAGGGATACTGGAAACACTGTTACGATAAAAACGTTATTCTTGATAACAGATTTGTTGTTCCTCACAATCCATATCTGTTGAAGAAATTTCAAGCTCACATTAATATGGAATGGTGTAATCAAGGTACTTCGGTTAAGtacttatttaaatatataaacaagGGGTATGACAGGATTACCGTTGCTGTCGTAGGAGACAACGATAATCCTTTGACCGCTAAAAATGGCGATGAAATCAAGCAGTATCTTGATTGTAGATATGTCTCACCAAGCGAAGCATGTTGGAGAATATTTTCTTTTCCCATTCATGGAAGGTCTCCTGCAGTAGAAAGATTATATTTTCATCTTGAGGGCGATAATTCGGTATATTATACAGATTACGAACTAATAGATGAGGTCCTTGAAAAACCAAGTGTGAAGGAATCAATGTTTACCGCTTGGATGGAAGCAAAAAAAACATATCCAGAGGCCAGAAATCTGAGCTACTCAAATTTCCTCACTAAGTATGTTTATGATAAAAGATACCGACAATGGAGACCGCATAAGAGAGGGCACACCATTGGAAGACTAATCTGGGTTCCTCCAAGTACAGGTGAGCTGTATTACCTGAGAATGATGCTGACTGTTGCAAAAGGGCCAACATGTTATGAGGATATAAAAAAGGTCGGTGGAATTGTTCGGCACAGTTTTAGagatgcatgttttgaaatgggATTTCTTAATGATGACAAGGAATATGTTGTAGCCATTAACGAGGCCAAAGATTGGGGTTCGGGACATTTTTTGAGAAAGTTATTCGTAATTATGCTAGTGTCCGGTACAATTAACAGACCGCGTCACGTTTGGCAAAAAACTTGGAAGACGCTGTCCGACGGTATTCTGCACCAACAAAGACAGTTAACTAATATAAGAGGTACATTGTTgcgatatatttataatagattaTTTGTTGTGTGTATAACAAGCTTTTATGCGTATCTCAGTTTGAGGTTCTCGCAAACAAGGAATCTTCTAaaatatgttccttctgatctgTACATCAATTTTATATTGCAAGATTTTGATGTAACATGCAGTAACTTACTGTGCTGCTGTAATGCATGTATTGTTAATTGATACCCTATTAAATGAACTTCCATGCCACGACATATCAAGTTTTAATTGgtgttttttttatagatatGCAGTTAACAGAAGCTGAGTTGAAAAACTTGACCCTCATTGAGACTGAGAATATGTTGCAATCCAATCGAAGAAGTTTGCACGAATTCAAAGACATGCCTTATCCGGATGCTTATGTCACACGGCACGTTGGAAACAGACTGATTTACGAAGAACATGATTACAATATTGAAACTGAGCGAGAAAACTTCAACAATCTCTTTCGAGCCCTTACAGgtgataatttatatttataccaTTTGATTGCATAAGCTGACAGTCCCACAGGTagatattttttgaaatatcACAATTTACATTATGCATGATAGATGAACAACGCTCAATCTTTGAAAAAATCATGGAAGCTGTCGGAAAACAAAGAGGAGGGGTCTTTTTACATGGTTATGGAGGGATCGGTAAAGCTTTCATGTGGAGGACACTATCAAGTGCACTTCGTTCGAAGAAAAAAATTGTGCTTGCTGTTGCTTCAAGCGGTATAGCTTCGTTGTTATTACCAGGTGGACGAACTGCTCATTCCAAGTTCAAAATTCATGTGCCAACACTTGACAACTCCACTTGCAATATTGACAAAAACACTGAAAATTCTCAATTATTCGAGGCAACGGACGTGATAATATGGGATGAAGCACCTATGGCTCATAAAAATTGTTTTGAGGCATTAGATAGAACACTTAAAGACTTCATGACCAAGaagggatttgggaataaaatcTTTGGCGGCAAAGTTGTTGTTTTTGGAGGAGACTTCAGACAGATTCTTCAAGTTGTTCCGGGAGCCGGGCGTTCTGATATTGTTCATTCATCCATATGCTCCTCTTATATCTAGGACTATTGCCAGGTTCTAACACTGACAAAAAACATGAGACTTCAGCAAGGAAGCGATAATACAAGTTCTAAGGAATTAGCGGAGTTCTCAAAATGGATTTTAAATGTCGGTGATGGTAAGATATCTGAACCAAATGACGGATTGGTGGACATAGAGATTCCTCAAGATTTATTGATTACCAATTATGAAGATCCTATCAAAGCTATTGTTGAGAATATATATCCTAATTTGGTTAATGTATTCCAAGATGTTGCATATCTACAAGGAAAAGCAATTCTTGCCTCAACCATTGAAGTTGTGGATAAGATCAATCATTATGTATTGGACCTTATACCAGGTAataattatttattctttttttggtGCATGGGAAAAAGAATATGCAGCCTATGATTTTGAATTTACTAATATTCGTATCTTtctgttaattttttttaggtgAAGAGAAAGAGTATCTTAGTTACGATTCAATCGATAGAACTGACACGAGTTATACCAAAGCTTATGAAGTGCTAACTCCAGAATTTCTTAGCAAATTAAGAACATCAGGTTTACCAAATCATAGAATCAAATTGAAAGTTGGTACTCCCATTATGCTTATGAGAAATTTGGACCAATCAGATAGATTGTGTAATGGAACAAGATTGATTGTCACAAGGTTGGCCAATCATGTCATTGAGGCAAAAATTATTTCTGGCAAGAACATAGGTAACCTTTTTTACATTCCTCGAATGTCTATGTCACCTTCAGAGTCACCGTGGCAATTTAAGTCGATTAGGAGACAATTTCCAATTATTGTCTCTTACGCAATGACAATTAATAAGTCTCAAGGTCAGTCTCTTGATAGTGTTGGTTTGTATTTGCCTTCTCCCATGTTTAGTCATGGACAACTTTATGTTGCAATCTCAAGATTTACTACAAAAAGTGGTCTTAAAATCTTAATACACGACAAAGAGAATGTTCCGTGCTCCACTACCACAAATGTTGTATACAAGGAGGTTTTCCAATCACTTTGTTAGATGGTAAGCTTATTCTTCTTTTCCATTTTTGTAAATGTATATGAAAACACACAATATTTATATGCCTTAAATTTTATTCTTAATCATATTTTGTTTTATACATTTTATATTGTAGTTATACGATGCACGTTGTTGGCTGGTTGCAATCACACAAGAAGATAGCATCTGATATTTATACCAGCAaatatgtttattgtttttatttgaagACATAAAAAGTTTAATGAATTAATAGCTTTTTCATTGTTTTGTCGTTGTGTATCATGTGTTtaacatttattaatatttactaAAACTTGGAAAACACTTTGGCTAAATATATGTCGTTAATTTATATAAGGGAACATTACAAGTGATAGACTGATTCATGTAATATGATCCcgaccagacccgtgcgatagcacgggtttcctactagtaaCCATGTAAAAACCCACCCTTGTATAGTATTCATCATAAACCCCATTATAGAGtctgaaccccacccttaccttggattgaagatcGTTCTATTATATCGATTGAGGTCTTTTGTCCTAGCTTCCAACCTTTCCTCTTTTCCACTTCTGCAATTTTCTTACGGTTAATTCTCCAAACCCTTCTTTTCCAAAactctaattaacctaattcttCTTATTTAACCAAaccatataattttaatattttcaatgGGCCTAACTTCCACACCCCACCATTTCTATTTCAATCACCTAAACAAgcccaataattaaataaacttcactctattattattaatatattatacatCAACTAATTAATCAACTAAAATACCAATAACAACTATTCAACAATTAACAGCATTTTGCAACTTcgaaaaataatttgaaataatttacttaaataattaattaaattaacgggCGTTACATGGTACTTTTTGGGTCATCCGAGGAGGGGACACCGCGAGGAGTTTTATCGTTGTCGAGGAAGTGTGGCTCGCGGGAAGCGTAATAGTTGATGGAAACGAAGGGGTATTGCTGCACATGTGTGTTGAGCCACACGTCGATATAAATGCGCAATGATGCATATGCTAGGCTAAGCGGGCGATCGGGCACGCCCTATGAGAGTCCCTTATAAATAGGAGAAGATCCAGCTAATTTCCACTTtcgtttctctttcttcttcataTTTCTACTTGCAGCCTGCTGGTCACAATCTGCGCCGTCTACCGCCGTGAGAGAGTTCTGACCACGACAAGTTTTTTGGCGACCATGTAAGTTCCTTTAATTCCCTTACTTTTTCCGATCCAATTTAGGTTTTTGGTAGAATGCGTGTGGTTTGGAAAGGTAAAACGTAGGTTTTAGGAATTTGTCGGGTGGGTGTTGGTGTTTGACGGTGGTCGTGCCACTTTTGGACGCCGCCACCGCCGAGGACGGGCAGGGAGCTGTTGCGTTCAGGTGTTGTAGTCGACACGATAAAGTGGAAAGTACAAGTTTCTGCGTTAACACTGGCCAAAATCTGGGTTTGAGCGGCGGCTCACATGTGTTCGGTGATGAGCTTAATGCAAGGCTTAAACCCCAAGAGTTAGGGAGGTGTTCCCTCGAGAAAATCTAGGGTTTAGTCTCTAAAGAGGCCTCAATAGAGCTTGTTGTATCTTTTTCTTGTATTTTAAGTTAAGGGCTTTGGTCGGGGACGTCGTCCTCGTTGCCTTTGTGCACACCCTTTTACTTGATTAGCGGTGAAATAGTGGATTTGGTTTTTTGTAGTCGAATACACT
The Vicia villosa cultivar HV-30 ecotype Madison, WI linkage group LG6, Vvil1.0, whole genome shotgun sequence genome window above contains:
- the LOC131614094 gene encoding uncharacterized protein LOC131614094; its protein translation is MESQRLNYIRKHQKKLRVSKYNNLNGPEQDQNTHGANKGKRVVLPLTYVGSRRYMEQLYFDGMDICSHIGFPDLFITFTCNPMWPEVKRLLHPMRFQPHDCPDIISRVFKIKLDELLFDLTKKHVLGRVVAYIYTIEFQKRGLPHAHILLFMHPQSKYPTPEVINNIISAEIPSKEDDVELYNLVKRHMIHGPCGLANMLSPCMKDAKCSKFFPKKWQPQTVVDQDGYPVYRRRDTGNTVTIKTITVAVVGDNDNPLTAKNGDEIKQYLDCRYVSPSEACWRIFSFPIHGRSPAVERLYFHLEGDNSVYYTDYELIDEVLEKPSVKESMFTAWMEAKKTYPEARNLSYSNFLTKYVYDKRYRQWRPHKRGHTIGRLIWVPPSTGELYYLRMMLTVAKGPTCYEDIKKVGGIVRHSFRDACFEMGFLNDDKEYVVAINEAKDWGSGHFLRKLFLTEAELKNLTLIETENMLQSNRRSLHEFKDMPYPDAYVTRHVGNRLIYEEHDYNIETERENFNNLFRALTDEQRSIFEKIMEAVGKQRGGVFLHGYGGIGKAFMWRTLSSALRSKKKIVLAVASSGIASLLLPGGRTAHSKFKIHVPTLDNSTCNIDKNTENSQLFEATDVIIWDEAPMAHKNCFEALDRTLKDFMTKKGFGNKIFGGKVVVFGGDFRQILQVVPGAGRSDIVHSSICSSYI
- the LOC131614095 gene encoding uncharacterized protein LOC131614095; the protein is MRLQQGSDNTSSKELAEFSKWILNVGDGKISEPNDGLVDIEIPQDLLITNYEDPIKAIVENIYPNLVNVFQDVAYLQGKAILASTIEVVDKINHYVLDLIPGEEKEYLSYDSIDRTDTSYTKAYEVLTPEFLSKLRTSGLPNHRIKLKVGTPIMLMRNLDQSDRLCNGTRLIVTRLANHVIEAKIISGKNIGNLFYIPRMSMSPSESPWQFKSIRRQFPIIVSYAMTINKSQGQSLDSVGLYLPSPMFSHGQLYVAISRFTTKSGLKILIHDKENVPCSTTTNVVYKEVFQSLC